A window of Sebaldella sp. S0638 genomic DNA:
TGGAATATCTGAAATAATATTCCCAGCAGAAAACAAAACAGGAGGAAACATGGGATTTAATGATAATAAAAGCGTACAGGTCTGCAGAGTAGCACTGAAAATGGCCATTTCCTCAAGAGAAGAGGAAAAGAAGTATATGGAAGACTTCAAAAAGAAAAATATAAAAGTGGCCGCAGTGGACATAGGCGGAAAAATGCCTGATTCCAGATTCAAATTCATAGAAAGTGCATTGGTGGCAGCTAAAAGAAATGGTCTTATTACAGACAGCCATGTTCATGACGGGGCGGTAATAGGTGCCATGAGAGAAGCGATAAGCCAGATTGAAACAAATATAAACGGTTTGAGTGTGGGAGGAAAGATAGGGATAGCAAGAGATGGTGAGCATCTCAGTGTTGCGGTATTTCTGAGTGTGGGAGTACTACAGTTTAATGAAGTAATAAGTTCCATTGCACACAGGTCTGTTCCGATATTTAAAGAGGAAAAGGAACTGACTTAATAATTGACTTAATTCACAATTTTTGATAGTATTTATAAGTAAGAATAAAAAATTATAGTAGGATAGTAGGAGGAAACAAATGAAAAAAATAATGTTTTTGGTGATGATGTTATCACTGATATTAATAGGGTGCGCAGATAAAAAAGAAGAAGCTAAAACAGAAACTGACAATACAAATACTGAGGCAAAAGCAGATGATAAAGTATACAAGATAGGAATAACTCAGATCGTATCGCATCAGGCTCTGGACAAAGCAAGAGAAGGGTTCAAGGATGCACTGAAAGAAGCAGGAATAAAAGCGGAATTTGACGAACAGAACGCTCAGGGAGATGTAACAATAGCAAATACAATAGCAAATAAATTCGTTACTGATAAAGTAGACCTTATATTTGCAATAGCTACACCAACAGCACAGGCAGTGTCAAATGCGACAAGCGATACTCCGATTTTATTTTCGGCAGTAACTGATCCTGAAGCAGCCGGGCTGGTAAAGCCGAATGTTACAGGAAGCAGTGATAAAGTGGATATAGAACAGCAGCTTGCCTTATTAAGAGAAATATCTAAGGATGCAAAGAAAATTGGATTTTTATATAATTCTTCAGAAGAAAACTCATTAGTACAATTGGAAGAGATAAAGAAAATAGCAGGAAAGTATAATTTTGAAATAGTAGAACAAGGGATAAGTTCAGCAAATGAGCTGCCTCAGGCAATAGACAAGATGCTTACACAAGTGGATGCATTATACCTTCCTACAGATAATCTGATTTCATCAAGTTCGGCATTAATTGCAGAAAAAGCAAATGCAGCTAAAAAGATAACATTTGCAGCGGAATCAGGAATGTTGGAAAACGGAATATTCATAACAAAAGGAATTGATTATTACCAGTTAGGGAAAGAAGCAGGAAAACTGGCTGTGGAAATTTTGAAAGACGGGAAAAAACCGTCGGATTTACCATATAAGATAGCGGAAACGACTGAGATAGCGGTAAATAAACAAACACTGGAACAATTAGGTATAAAACTTCCTGATGATGTTATGAGTAAAGCTAAGTTTATTGAGACTAAAGCGAAATAATTTTTTTAAGATGATTTAGGAGGTTCTATGAAAAAGCTGTCATATTTATTATGTATAATGATGTTATTTTCACTGATATCATGTGGAAGTAAGGAAGAAAAGAAAGATACAGAGACAAAAACAGAAACAGCTCAGACAGATGGAGCAAAAAAGTATAAAATAGGTATAACGCAGATAGTATCGCATCCTGCTTTAGATCAGTCAAGAGAAGGATTTAAAGATGCATTGAAAGAAGCTGGAATGGATGTAGAATATGAGGAACAGAATGCACAGGGAGACATTACAATAGCAAATACAATAGCAAATAAATTCGTTACTGATAAAGTAGATCTGATATTTTCAATAGCTACACCGACAACACAGGCAGCAGTAAATGCAACAGGTACTATACCAATAGTATTCACGGCAGTAACTGATCCGGAAGCAGCAGGGCTGACAAAACCTAATGTTACAGGAAGCAGCGACAGGGTAGACAATGTGGCGGAACAGCTTGATGTACTGAAAGAATTAAATCCCAATGCGACAGCAATAGGAATTTTATATAATTCTTCAGAGCAGAATTCAGTGACACAGGTAGAACTTATCAAGAAAATAGCAGCGGAAAAAGGAATAAAAGTAGAAGAACAGGCTGTAACATCAGTAAGTGAGCTGACACAGGCACTGGATAATCTTCTTTCAAAAACAGATGCCCTGTATATCCCTACAGATAATCTGGTAGTGTCAAATATGCCGGCAGTAGTGGAGAGAGCAATTGCAGCAAAGAAAATAGTAATAGCAACAGATGAAGGGTCAGTAACAAACGGTGCCCTTTACACAAAAGGAATAGATTTTTATGAGCTTGGTAAGGAAGCAGGAAAGCTGGCAGTTCAGATTCTAAAAGACGGGAAAACGCCTTCTGACTTAAAAGTAGTTACATTAAAGCCGACAAATCTGGTATTTAATAAAAAAACTATGGAAGCTATAGGATTGACTTTACCTGAAAAGCTGAAAAATGAAGTAAAATTCGTTGATTAATATCACGAATAACAGTAGGATAGGAGAAAAAAAGTAATGGAAGGACTTTTAAATTTTTTTGCAGGGTTAACAACGGTATTTGAACAAGGTCTGATATTGGCTATAATGGTAATGGGTATATATTTAACATATAAAATTCTTGATTTTCCAGATCTTTCGGTAGACGGTTCATTTCCTTTAGGGGCATTTGTACTGGCTGCTGTAGTATTAAAGGATATAAATCCCATACTCGGAATGTTTATTGCGTTTTTAGCAGGAGCTCTGGCAGGGATGGCAACAGGAGCAATGCACGTAAGACTGAATATAAGTAATCTTCTTGCAGGAATACTTACAATGTCAGCTTTATACAGTGTTAACTCCAGAGTAGTAGGAAAAGCGAATGTGTATATTCCAGGGGACAAGACTATATTTAATTTGTTTAGTTATGATAAATTATATATTTTAGTAATAATACTTGTAATATGCCTGATTTTAAAATTTTTATGTGATAAAACTCTGAAAGATAAGAGATCATTTATAATAAGCACTTGTCTATATATAGTTCTCTTTATTATTCTTATGACTTATACTGTGAAAAATCAGAATGTAACTCTGATGATAATTGCTGATATAGTATTTATAATAAAATTATGTCTTGATTATCTGCTGAACACTAAGTTTGGTTTTGCACTAAGAGCCATAGGGGATAATGAAGATCTGGTAGTTGGTCTGGGAGTCAATGAAAAGAACATGAAAATGTTCGGATTAATGATGGCAAACGGATTAGTGGCGTTATCAGGTTCACTTTACGGGCAGTATCTGAAATTTGCCGATCTGCAGATGGGAATAGGAACTATGGTAATAGGTCTTGCTTCTATAATAATAGGGCAGGGTGTACTGAAAAAGGATAAAATAATAAACAATCCTTCTATAGTAGTAATAGGAGCGATTTTGTACCAGTTTATTATTTATATAGCACTTAGATCAAATGACTGGTTTAAGGCATTATATAAAGCACTGCATTTTTCAGACGGCGCTATAAAAATGCTTGAAATAAGAACGACAGACCTGAAATTAATTACAGCATTAATAGTAGTAATAATACTGGCATTTTCCAACAAAAAATTAAAAATAATTTTTAAAACAAAAGGATAGAATAATGGTAGAATTAAGAAATGTATACAAGACATTTGTAAGTGAGCTCGGGACAAAGAAAGAAGTTTTTCAGGATACCAATTTTGTAGCTGATGAAGGCGACTTTGTTTCAATTATAGGAAGTAACGGAGCAGGAAAGTCTACATTACTGAATGTAATAAACGGGAATGTGATACCAGATGCCGGAGAAGTTATTTTGGGAGACAGAAATATAACTAAAGTGAGCAGACATAAAAGAGCAAAATGGATATCACAGGTTTTTCAGAATCCTTCACAGGGAACTTCACCGTCAATGACTGTATTAGAAAATTTGTCAATGGCTAAGAATAAAGGAAAAAGCTTTAATCTTACACTTGGTCTGGACAAGAAAAATATTCCTTATTATAAAGAAATTCTTGCAAGTCTTGATTTAGGACTTGAAGAGCAACTGGATACAAAGGTAGGACTGCTGTCAGGTGGGCAGAGACAGTGTCTGTCATTGATAATGTCAACGCTTAATCATCCTGATGTATTGCTTTTAGATGAGCATACAGCTGCTTTGGATCCTAAGACTTCAAAGATCATTCTGGACAAAACCAAAGAACTTGTAGAAAAAAACAGTATAACAACACTTATGATAACGCATAATCTTCAGGATGCCATAGAGTATGGGAACAGACTGATAATGATACACAGCGGTGATATTATACTTGATATAAGAGGTGAGGAGAAAAAACACCTCACTGTGGAAAAGCTTCTTGAATTTTTTCATGAAAAAGATGCAAAATTAGCAGATAAAGATTTATTTTAATAAATAAAAAATGGAAGACTGTTATTCGGTTTTTCATTTTTTTAGTATAATTCAGCAATAAAATAAAAATTACAAAGGAGGATTAGATGGAAGAAATTTATTTGGAATACCGTGCAGATATAAAAAATTATTTTGAGGCAGCAAAGTATTTTACGAAAAGTAAAATAAAACGAAATATTTTTGACAGAATAATGGAAATAGTTGTTCTACTAATTGGTGTTTTTATGTTTACAATTGGAAATTTTATTTTAGGTATGATTTTTGTGGTATTTAGTCTTCTTTTTATACTGAGAATTTTTGAAAAAGGAGTTACATACCTTTATTTTAAGATATATATTTCTAAAATGGGAGTACAGAAATTGTTTGTTTCCCATGATAAAATGAGATATGAGCGTGAGGATATAAGTTCTGAAATAGAATGGAGTTATTATAAAGGATTTATAGAAACACCGAATACAGTATTGCTGTTATACGGGAAAAGAAATTATTCAGTAATACCAAAAGCAGCTTTTAGTGAGGGAAAACTGAAGAAATTCATATCATTGCTTCAGGAAATATTTCCTGCTTGAAGTAGTTTGAAAAAGTAATAAATATACTTGGAAGTTATTTTTAGATATGGTAAAATCATGAGAAAGAATTACAATGTGCTTTGAGAAGGAGTAAATTATGAAAATATTGGGAGTGATTCCTGCAAGATACGCATCTTCGAGATTTAATGGGAAGCCTCTAGAGCTGATCTGCGGAAAACCGATGATAGAATGGGTATATAAAAGAAGTGTAAAGTCTGAGCTTGATGATGTGGTAGTAGCTACTGATGATAAAAGAATTTTTGACACAGTTGCTGCATTCGGCGGGAAAGCTGTAATGACAAGAGATGATCATGTTAATGGTACAAGCAGAATACAGGAAGTAATAGGGCTTGAGGAGTATAAAGATTTTGAATTCATAATAAATATACAGGGTGATGAACCTATAATCGATCCGGAATCAATAAATATTCTTGTAAATAAATATAAAGCTGAAAAAGCAGAGATAATAACTTTGAAGGAAGAAATAAAGTGTTCTTCGGATAAGGAAAATCCTAATGTAGTGAAGGTTATTACGGATTTTTCCGATAATGCCCTGTATTTCAGCAGAAGTCTTATACCTTATATGAGGAATGAGGATAGTAGTTTTATATATTACAGACATGTAGGGATTTACGGATATACAAGTGCAGTCCTGAACAGTATGGATAATATGAAAGACGGAAAACTGGAGCATATCGAATCATTGGAACAGTTGAGATTTCTGGAAAACGGTTATAAAATAAAAGTATATGAAACAAAAAGTACGGTAAAAGGTGTGGATACTAAAGAAGACCTTCTGGAAGTAGAGGAAATAATCAGAAAAAATAATATTAGTTTATAAATAATAATACCATTATATCATTTGTTATAATTAGATAATATAATGGTATTTTTTTAGTTAACTTTTTGTTATAAATATAAAAAGTTATTGATGATATTGTTTAAAGATACATTTTAAGTATCAGACAATGTAATGAATAAAAGTTGACAAAATGAATAAAAATATAGTATTCTATATAATAGGTACTTATTAATTTTAATTTATGGATGATTAATAAAGTTATGTAAGTATCAGGGAAGGTTTGAAAAATATTGGTAATACCGTTTTATTTTTGTATGTGAAAATATGAGGGTATTATTTTAGATAAATTAGAGCAGGAGGAATTTATGAAAAATAAGAGGCTATTGTTATCATTTCTAGCCTTATATTCGATGACGGCAGCTTATGCAGAGACGAATATTAAGGTTAATACTAAACTGGATAAGATATACAAGAATCTGATTAATGACAAGGGGGTAAGCGAGAAAGACTACGGTTTTCTGGAAGAGGTTCTGAATAAGAGAAATAAAGAATTAAAGGATCTGTATGAACAGTCTGACTATATAGTAAAACCGGAATATTTGGAATGGCAGATATTTTTCAGCGGCTTTTATGACCATGTAGAACGTGGAGATAATACAAAAGCCAATGCAAAATATCATTCAGATCCAAGCTACAGCAAGAACGGTATACAAGGGAAAGTAATGCAGGGAACTCAGGTTTCAAAAGAGGTGGATTTAGGGATCAGGATTCCTATGAAAGCAGTGAACAGGACGCCGCTTGATCTGGCTATCCAGACACCGCCGGTGGTGGAAGTGAATCCAGCCGGTACAGTTACTGTGGAATTGCCTAGCATTAATGTGCCTGTTATTGAAGTGCCGGAATTTGAAAAGGTTGATGTTTCTGTAGCAGCGATGGATGTAAAATCTATTTTTACGTATACGGTGAACGTTGGTGGTTCCCCGAATGCTGATCAACAGGGAATATTAAACTATAATGGGACAGGTTATATGCCAGGAAACGACATTACGAGTTATCATAATGCAATTTTATCGCAGCAGGAATTAGTTGGGGGTATCAATAATGTAGGAAGAGGTACACTAAATGTAAGTTTAGCAAATAATTCCAGTAACATTACTGCTACTGTAAATAATACTATGGCATATGGAAATGCAGATGAAAATATAGATTCTACACTTTCTGGTCCAGGATGGTCAGATATAGATGATAGAAAATATGTCATGAAACTTGTAGGTGGAAGCTCTGGAGGGCATATTCTGGAAATAGATAATATGGATATTACTTATACTGGTAATGATATAGAATTTAAAGAGAGATTTCTATTTTATACTGATGCTCATAATAAAGTCAGTGATAACAAATGGATAATTACAGATAGTACTAATATAACATTATCGGGACAATACTTAATTATGTATGGCGCACAATATCATAGTGGTGATAAAAATGCAATAATGGAAAATAATGGAGTGATAAGAGCAGACAATACTTCATTAAATTCTGGAAATAGAATAATATTTGCCGCAGTGGATCATAGGAATAACAACACAAGTGATAATGATAGCAGATTTTTAGATTTTTACAATAATGGAACGATAATTTTAGAAGGAAAAAGCGATGTTTTAGCTAATTTTGGTGTTCCTAGTAATACTCTAAATCAAACTGGCACAAGCCCTGATGGCGGAACTAGATTTATAAACTCCGATAATGGAGATGTTAGTTTAAAGGGATTAGGATCAATTGGGATAGTTGTAAAAGATGAAAGTCAATATGGAAAAATTACAAATTTTGGAAAAAGTGAAATAACCTTTAAAAAATCACTTGAATTAACTGGCGATGAAACAGTAGGAGTTTATGTAGAAAATTCTACAGTAGGAGCTTTTAACCCCATATATTCATCAATGAATATGAATATAGGAACTACAGGAAATGAAAGCAGCAGCACAGGAAATTCAGCAAGCGGAAAAGCAGCGTATACAGAAAACGCAGCAGGTTTTTACACAGATGCAGCAACATTAACATTGAATCTTGGAGACGGCTCGTCAGCATCGGCGCCAGGAACTCATAACATACTGTTTGGTGATTACGCAAGGTCGAGTTCTTTGGTTAGAGCAGACGGAGGAACTCTTACTATAACAGGAAAAACACTTGTAAATAAAGGTGAAGGAAACATAGGTCTTGCAGCAACCGGAGGTAATATTACTTTAAATTCCGGTGCAAATCTGACAGTTTCGGCTGGAAACGGGAACGCAGGAGCGTATGCACAAAGTGGCGGAACCTTCACTAATAATGGTACGATAACTGTAAGTGGTAATGGAACAAATGGTGTTATTGCTGCGAAAGATAGCTCGAATATAGCAGGAAATATAATAAATAATAGTACAATTACAAAAGAAAATAATGGAGCTGCAGTTGTCTTGGCAGGCGGGAATTTTACAAGTACAGGAAGAGTAGAGACAAAAAACAGCTCGGCAGGAATATATGCTTCCAGTGATGTTTCAAGTAATACAGTCAGCTTAACAGGTGATGGTGTAGTAGCAGGGAATAAAGGGATAGCGTTTTATGCAGGTTATGACAGTACTAACGGTACAACAGGAAGAATACAATTTGGCGGAACACCTGTAGGTACTATCCAAAATGGCGGATTAATGTTTTACAACAATTATTCGTCATCGAATGGAGCAGCCGGATCAAACTTCGGTCAGTTTATTATAAATTCCGGGACATCAGTAAAAGTAGAATCAGGCGGAACAGTATTTAAATTTGATTCTGCTACGTACAATACCGCGGATTTCTCAAATTATTTGAATAATACTTTTAACGGTTCACTAGGAAACCTGACTATAAATATGCCGACATCAGGAAATGGTTACGGTAATCTTTTTGTACTGGGAAGTTCTACAGTTGACCTTACATCTATGATATCTACTGCAAATAATGTACTGGGTACCAGTGGTCTTACAATAAACGGCAATTACAGATTTGCATTATTAACAGACGGAGTCTTCAATATAAATAACGATTCTACAAACGGAACAGCTTCAAATCCGTATGATTTGAATAATACTAATAATCCGATTAACTTAATGAATGCTGTGAACTCTAAGATAAACATCACTTCCGGTACTTATATCACAGGAACTGCAAATGAGCAAAATGTAGTGAAACAAGTTAATAAAGCAGGGCAGGTACAAAGCGATATAGCAATAGTAAATGACGGTAACATAAATATGAGCGGGACTGACTCAGTTTCTCTTTATTCTGTATATGGAGACATAACAAATAACGGGACAATAACAGTTTCAAATAATGCTATAGGAGTGTTGGGGTTAAATAATACAAAAATATTAAACTCAGGAAGCGGGACAGTAAATGTTGGAAATAACAGTATCGGATTAGCTGGAATAACATATGACAAGAACAAGATGCCTATTTCTGATTCAGCAGCTTTAGGCTATGGTTCAGATAAAGTAGACATAACAAATAACGGCTATATAAATGATATTTCCGGACAGAGTAAAGGTGTGGGAATATATGCCGAAAACAATAATTCTACAATAAATAGAAATGATGTACAGGCTCTAAACACAGGAACACTTAATTTCATCAATTCTACAAACAGTGCAGGAGCATATGTAACAGGCGGAACATTCACAAATACTAACGGACAGATAAATGTAGGAAGCAGTAATGCCGGAATTTATGCAAATAACAGTGATGTAAACTTTAATTCAGGAACAGTGGAATTATCAGGCAATAATGCCGTAGGATTCTATTTGGAAAATAATAGTAATTTTACTGGAACATCGGGGACAATTAACATTACCGGGCAAAATGCCATAATATTTAATATAAAAGGAACAGGATCAAACTTTAGCAATAATCTGACAATCAATTCATCAGCAGGATCTTCATATGTTGTAGCAAACATAGATTCAGGATTATATCAGTCTAATGTGGGGAACTATACAATCGGAGATAACGGAGTTATGTTCTCAGGAATAAAATCCGCTGTATTGCTGGATTCAGGGACTACAATTACGGGTACAGGTACTAATAGTGTAGCTCTGTATGGAAATGGTCTTTACTCAGCAGCACTGGCATCACCATATTCTGTAGAGTCTGAGAATCAGGGTACAATCACAATGGGAGATTCTTCTGCAGGAATATATGTAGTTAATGGAGCTAGAGCTTTAAATAAAAATAATATAAGTGTAGGGAACTCATCAGTAGGAATGTACGGATTGAATTCAGGAACTGTAACAAATGAAGGAATTATAGAAATAGGAACTTCAAGTCAGGGTATTTATGCACAAAATACAGGGATTGTAACAAATAAAAATATAATAAGAAGTACAAGCAATAATGCTGTAGGAATTTATGCAGAAGGAAACATGGATATTTTAAATGAATTAGGGGCTGAAATAAATCTTTCAGGTGATAATTCTATAGGAATTTTCTCAAAATATTCAGCTACAAGTACTGCTGTACTGACAAATGCCGGAACTATAAACATTGGTAATTCTACAAATGCTGTGAATCCGGGATTAGGAATATACAGTGAAAATACAGATGAAAAAATAAGTAATACAGGAAAGATATTAGTAGGAACTTCATCAATAGGTATTTATAAGTCCGGTTCTGCAACTGGTCTTGGCTCTGTGGAACAAAATGGAGAAATAACAGTAGGTGATGGAGGAATAGGAATTTACAGTGACGGAGATACTGTTAATATACTAGGGAATTCAAAAATAACTTTACTTGGAGGAAATGAAACAGCAGGAGTATACGGGATAAACGGTGCTAAAATAGTAAATGGATCATCTGATTTGAGTATAGGTTCAGGGAATTACGGATTTATTTTGAACAGCGGGGCTTCATTTGAAAATAATGTAGGAATTACACTGGGAAATAATGAAGTATTGGTATATTCAGACGGCGGAAGTACAATTACGAATAACGGAAATATTAATATGACTGGTTCTGAAAATGTAGTGGTATATGCTGTTAATGGTGAAACTGTTAATAACATTGGTACAATAGATGCTTCAAATCAAATAGGAAATATAGCTGTATATAACAAAGGCGGAGTAATAAATAACAGCGGTACTTTATATTTAGGAAATTCAGATATTCAAAGTAAAACAAACACTTTCCTAAATACTTATGCAGTGGGACTGTACAGTGAAAATTCTTCAATTTCAAATTCTGGTACTATACATGCAGGTACAGGAGCAGTAGCAATTTATTCCAAAACTGATGCGAATAATAGTGCAGTATCTACAAATAAAGGTGATATTTATTTGACTGATGGAGCAGTAGGATTATATGCAGAAGGTAAAAATACACAGATAATCAATGATAAAACAGCTACTATTACTGTGTCAGGAGACGGAAGTATAGGAATGGCTGCTGTAGGCGGAGCATTGATCACAAATAAAGGTACTATTGACATAACAGGAACTAATTCTTACGGTATGTATGGAAATGCCGGTTCAGAAGTAGAAAACTACGGTACTATAAATGTAGGCGGAGAAAATAACACTGCAATACTTTTGGCAAACAGTTCAAGACTTATTAATAATGCCGAGGGGACAATAAATATTTTAGGCGGCGCGATAAACGGACTGGGACTGACTCAGACAGTAAATGAGCAATATGTAGTTCCAAGCATAGTAAACTCAGGAGTTATTAATGTAAATGAAAACTTTAAGGTAAACGGAGTAGAAATAACTATAAAAGTAGATCCTTCTACGATAACAAGTGCAACACTTTCAGAAGATGCCGGAGCAAAATATGTATCAAATGCAGTAAAATTTAATGCACCGTCATTTGAAGTAGATGAGAATAATCCAGTTGTTGTAACAGCAGATTTTACACAAGGAACAAATGCTACAACATATAAATTAAAAGATGTATTTAATCCTACAACTTCCGGCGGAGGACCGAATACCGGAACTGTGCCTGTAGTAAGTAAGTCGCTTACATGGGAAGCAATACCGCAGATAAACAGCAATGGTAATGTAGATATATGGATGAAGAAGATTCCGTATGATAAATTTACCGGCGGTCTTTGGTATGAGGATTTTGGAAAAAATCTTGATAAGAAATATGGTGTAGACGGAATATCATCAAATGCTATAAATATTTTTAATAAAATAGATTACATAAGTAATGAAACTGACTTTAGACATGTAATGGCAAGTCTTGCAGGAAATGTTTATTCTAACCTGAATCAGCGTGAAGATGATATAGCAAGAATATTTGAAAATTCATTGGATTTACTGCAAAACTCTGAGAATAACACTAAAGAAAATGTGAAAATTAACGTTATAGTGGGAAGCGGAAAGAGAACAGAGGATACTGACGGAGTAGTAGGATATGATTATAAAGCAACAGGAATTCAGGCTTTAAGAGAAGTAGAAAGAACTTACAGACATACTTTCGGATACTCATTGGGATATATGCATACAGGATTTGAATTTAATGACGGAAATAACAGTGAAGAATGGGTAGATACAATTCAGCTGGGAGTTCACAATAAGTATAAAGCTAATGACTGGATCGTGAAAAACGATCTTACCGGAAGAGCGAGTATTCACAATGTAGACAGAAATATAGACTGGCCTGTAAACGGAAGATCAGAAATGGACGGTACATTTGAAACTTATTCACTTACTTTTGATAACTCTTTAGGAAAAGAATTCAAAATAGGGAGAAATTCATCTGTAACGCCATATGGAGGACTGCGGGCAATGTATGCTGTAAGACCGACATTCACTGAATCAGGACTGGAAGCTTTGGAAGTGGACGGAAATGACGCATGGAGCGTAAAGCCAAGAGCAGGTGTGGAAGTA
This region includes:
- a CDS encoding HutP family protein, producing the protein MGFNDNKSVQVCRVALKMAISSREEEKKYMEDFKKKNIKVAAVDIGGKMPDSRFKFIESALVAAKRNGLITDSHVHDGAVIGAMREAISQIETNINGLSVGGKIGIARDGEHLSVAVFLSVGVLQFNEVISSIAHRSVPIFKEEKELT
- a CDS encoding ABC transporter substrate-binding protein, whose amino-acid sequence is MKKIMFLVMMLSLILIGCADKKEEAKTETDNTNTEAKADDKVYKIGITQIVSHQALDKAREGFKDALKEAGIKAEFDEQNAQGDVTIANTIANKFVTDKVDLIFAIATPTAQAVSNATSDTPILFSAVTDPEAAGLVKPNVTGSSDKVDIEQQLALLREISKDAKKIGFLYNSSEENSLVQLEEIKKIAGKYNFEIVEQGISSANELPQAIDKMLTQVDALYLPTDNLISSSSALIAEKANAAKKITFAAESGMLENGIFITKGIDYYQLGKEAGKLAVEILKDGKKPSDLPYKIAETTEIAVNKQTLEQLGIKLPDDVMSKAKFIETKAK
- a CDS encoding ABC transporter substrate-binding protein, with translation MKKLSYLLCIMMLFSLISCGSKEEKKDTETKTETAQTDGAKKYKIGITQIVSHPALDQSREGFKDALKEAGMDVEYEEQNAQGDITIANTIANKFVTDKVDLIFSIATPTTQAAVNATGTIPIVFTAVTDPEAAGLTKPNVTGSSDRVDNVAEQLDVLKELNPNATAIGILYNSSEQNSVTQVELIKKIAAEKGIKVEEQAVTSVSELTQALDNLLSKTDALYIPTDNLVVSNMPAVVERAIAAKKIVIATDEGSVTNGALYTKGIDFYELGKEAGKLAVQILKDGKTPSDLKVVTLKPTNLVFNKKTMEAIGLTLPEKLKNEVKFVD
- a CDS encoding ABC transporter permease, whose product is MEGLLNFFAGLTTVFEQGLILAIMVMGIYLTYKILDFPDLSVDGSFPLGAFVLAAVVLKDINPILGMFIAFLAGALAGMATGAMHVRLNISNLLAGILTMSALYSVNSRVVGKANVYIPGDKTIFNLFSYDKLYILVIILVICLILKFLCDKTLKDKRSFIISTCLYIVLFIILMTYTVKNQNVTLMIIADIVFIIKLCLDYLLNTKFGFALRAIGDNEDLVVGLGVNEKNMKMFGLMMANGLVALSGSLYGQYLKFADLQMGIGTMVIGLASIIIGQGVLKKDKIINNPSIVVIGAILYQFIIYIALRSNDWFKALYKALHFSDGAIKMLEIRTTDLKLITALIVVIILAFSNKKLKIIFKTKG
- a CDS encoding ABC transporter ATP-binding protein; the encoded protein is MVELRNVYKTFVSELGTKKEVFQDTNFVADEGDFVSIIGSNGAGKSTLLNVINGNVIPDAGEVILGDRNITKVSRHKRAKWISQVFQNPSQGTSPSMTVLENLSMAKNKGKSFNLTLGLDKKNIPYYKEILASLDLGLEEQLDTKVGLLSGGQRQCLSLIMSTLNHPDVLLLDEHTAALDPKTSKIILDKTKELVEKNSITTLMITHNLQDAIEYGNRLIMIHSGDIILDIRGEEKKHLTVEKLLEFFHEKDAKLADKDLF
- a CDS encoding YcxB family protein, with the protein product MEEIYLEYRADIKNYFEAAKYFTKSKIKRNIFDRIMEIVVLLIGVFMFTIGNFILGMIFVVFSLLFILRIFEKGVTYLYFKIYISKMGVQKLFVSHDKMRYEREDISSEIEWSYYKGFIETPNTVLLLYGKRNYSVIPKAAFSEGKLKKFISLLQEIFPA
- the kdsB gene encoding 3-deoxy-manno-octulosonate cytidylyltransferase, which codes for MKILGVIPARYASSRFNGKPLELICGKPMIEWVYKRSVKSELDDVVVATDDKRIFDTVAAFGGKAVMTRDDHVNGTSRIQEVIGLEEYKDFEFIINIQGDEPIIDPESINILVNKYKAEKAEIITLKEEIKCSSDKENPNVVKVITDFSDNALYFSRSLIPYMRNEDSSFIYYRHVGIYGYTSAVLNSMDNMKDGKLEHIESLEQLRFLENGYKIKVYETKSTVKGVDTKEDLLEVEEIIRKNNISL